One Gloeothece verrucosa PCC 7822 DNA window includes the following coding sequences:
- the rplK gene encoding 50S ribosomal protein L11 — MAKKIVAIIKLALPAGKANPAPPVGPALGQHGVNIMAFCKEYNAKTSDQAGMVVPVEISVFEDRSFTFILKTPPASVLIRKAAGVERGSNEPNKKNVGSITNDQLREIAQTKLPDLNANDIEAAMKIVAGTARNMGISIKD; from the coding sequence ATGGCAAAGAAAATAGTCGCAATTATTAAATTAGCCCTTCCTGCGGGAAAGGCTAACCCCGCCCCTCCTGTAGGTCCCGCATTGGGTCAACATGGGGTCAATATTATGGCTTTTTGCAAAGAATACAATGCAAAAACGTCAGATCAAGCCGGAATGGTAGTACCGGTAGAAATATCAGTCTTTGAAGACCGCAGTTTCACTTTCATTCTTAAAACTCCTCCCGCTTCAGTTTTAATCCGTAAAGCCGCAGGAGTAGAAAGAGGTTCTAACGAACCCAACAAAAAGAATGTCGGCTCAATTACCAATGACCAACTGCGAGAAATAGCCCAAACAAAATTGCCAGACCTCAATGCTAACGATATTGAGGCAGCCATGAAAATTGTGGCCGGAACCGCCCGCAACATGGGAATCAGCATTAAAGATTAA
- the nusG gene encoding transcription termination/antitermination protein NusG has product MTFTDDQSQELEELEHLEQEQRKKNARWYAVQVASGCEKRVKTNLEQRIHTLDVADRILQIQIPQTPTVKIRKDGSRQHGEEKVFPGYVLVQMIMDDDAWQVVKNTPNVINFVGAEQKRRYGRGRGHVKPMPLSSSEVERIFKVAQGQEPVVKVDLEVGDKIMVLSGPFKDFEGEVIEVSPERSKLKALLSIFGRETPVELEFNQIEKQG; this is encoded by the coding sequence ATGACATTTACAGACGATCAATCACAAGAACTTGAGGAGTTAGAACACTTAGAACAAGAGCAAAGAAAAAAGAACGCACGCTGGTATGCGGTTCAAGTGGCTTCGGGATGTGAAAAGCGGGTTAAGACTAATCTAGAACAGCGCATCCACACCTTAGATGTGGCTGACCGTATTTTACAAATCCAAATTCCCCAAACCCCAACGGTGAAAATCCGTAAAGACGGCAGTCGTCAACACGGAGAAGAAAAAGTTTTTCCAGGATATGTCCTAGTTCAAATGATCATGGATGATGATGCCTGGCAGGTGGTGAAAAACACCCCGAATGTGATCAACTTCGTCGGAGCCGAACAAAAACGTCGTTATGGGAGAGGGAGAGGTCACGTCAAACCCATGCCCCTAAGTTCCTCAGAAGTAGAGAGGATCTTTAAAGTTGCCCAAGGTCAAGAACCTGTGGTCAAGGTAGACTTAGAAGTGGGCGACAAAATCATGGTTCTCTCTGGACCCTTTAAAGATTTTGAAGGGGAAGTGATAGAAGTTAGCCCAGAAAGGAGTAAATTAAAAGCACTACTCTCGATTTTTGGGCGAGAAACACCAGTAGAGTTGGAATTTAATCAGATTGAAAAACAAGGCTAA
- the secE gene encoding preprotein translocase subunit SecE encodes MVKKEAQKKETSETKEETQKFQLTEFTKETKEELGKVVWPSRQQLISESAAVILMVTLVATIIYLVDNFFAWVAGKVF; translated from the coding sequence GTGGTTAAAAAAGAAGCGCAAAAAAAAGAAACCAGCGAAACCAAAGAAGAAACTCAAAAATTTCAACTCACAGAGTTTACCAAGGAAACCAAAGAGGAACTCGGAAAAGTTGTTTGGCCTTCCAGACAGCAATTAATCAGTGAATCGGCGGCAGTAATCTTAATGGTGACTTTAGTAGCTACCATAATTTATTTGGTGGATAACTTCTTCGCTTGGGTAGCAGGGAAGGTATTTTAA
- the rplS gene encoding 50S ribosomal protein L19, with protein MNAEQIIKSIEAEYLNSDLPTIHVGDTIRVGVKIVEGGKERIQPYEGTVIAMGNSGINKTMTVRRVFQGVGVERVFLLHSPRIASIKVIRRGKVRRAKLYYLRDRVGKATRIQQRFDRPL; from the coding sequence ATGAACGCCGAACAAATCATTAAATCAATCGAGGCAGAATACCTCAACTCGGACTTACCAACCATTCACGTTGGTGACACAATTCGGGTGGGTGTAAAAATTGTCGAAGGCGGTAAAGAACGGATACAACCTTACGAAGGCACCGTGATCGCTATGGGCAATAGTGGAATCAACAAAACAATGACAGTGCGGCGGGTATTTCAAGGCGTAGGAGTAGAAAGAGTATTCTTGCTCCATTCTCCTAGAATTGCCAGCATTAAAGTGATCCGTCGCGGTAAAGTTCGCCGAGCCAAATTATACTACTTGCGCGACCGGGTTGGAAAAGCGACTCGCATTCAACAGCGTTTTGATCGTCCACTTTAA
- a CDS encoding TerC family protein, whose product MLDQILDSSLSLSLKTPLVLLILIALEAVLSADNAIALAAIAQEIENPKDQRYALNIGLLIAYVLRMILIFTATWVIKYWQFELLGAIYLLWLVFKYFTSQETDEEKAHRLGFSSLWQAIPMIAVTDLAFSLDSVTTAIAVADDLWLVLVGGTIGVITLRFLAGLFIRWLEEFTHLEDAGLVTVGLVGLRLLLRVINPEVVLPEWAMILLVSALFVWGFSERKPSNPNIEKTRD is encoded by the coding sequence ATGCTAGACCAAATTCTTGACTCTTCCTTAAGTCTGAGTCTAAAAACTCCCTTAGTGCTGCTGATTCTGATTGCCCTAGAAGCGGTACTCTCTGCCGATAATGCCATCGCCTTAGCCGCTATCGCTCAAGAGATAGAAAATCCTAAAGATCAGCGTTACGCACTTAATATAGGCTTATTGATCGCTTATGTGCTTCGCATGATTTTAATCTTTACCGCTACCTGGGTGATTAAATATTGGCAATTTGAGTTATTAGGGGCAATTTATCTGCTGTGGTTAGTTTTCAAGTATTTTACCTCTCAAGAAACCGATGAAGAAAAAGCCCATCGCCTCGGCTTTTCCTCACTGTGGCAAGCCATTCCTATGATTGCTGTAACAGATTTAGCCTTTTCTCTCGATAGCGTCACAACCGCCATCGCCGTAGCTGATGATCTTTGGCTAGTGCTAGTAGGTGGAACCATCGGCGTAATTACGCTGCGATTTTTGGCTGGATTATTTATTCGCTGGCTAGAGGAGTTTACTCATTTAGAAGATGCTGGATTAGTTACGGTGGGTTTGGTGGGATTACGCTTACTCCTGCGCGTGATTAATCCCGAAGTGGTTTTACCGGAATGGGCGATGATCCTTTTGGTGAGTGCTTTATTTGTCTGGGGATTTTCTGAGCGCAAGCCATCCAATCCTAATATTGAAAAAACTAGGGACTAG
- a CDS encoding pentapeptide repeat-containing protein has product MKPKELIERYSNGEINFSGLKIPGANLVGADLIGIILNEADLHGANLIFAYLNRANLAQANLVASDLSGANLSQADLTGADLRSAMLHGIILSGAILQETDLTLAMLLDANLIGADLRGSDLSGANLTGACLRGANMRQEKKNFNTNLQAANLFKADLQGANMKGVDLARANLSGANLKEANLRDADLRKADLSKANLTGTILSEANLVGANLTGADLNNANLVRAKMMQAEAGGANFKGAIMTHINLNATNLSGANLSFTRLNHADLTRANLSGAYLKEAELIEVFFAKANLTGADLSNTNLTRSDLMSANLSRVNLSEAIMPDGKVYNARR; this is encoded by the coding sequence ATGAAACCAAAAGAACTAATTGAACGCTATTCAAACGGAGAAATTAACTTTAGCGGCTTGAAAATTCCGGGCGCTAATCTGGTAGGGGCTGACTTAATTGGTATTATCCTCAACGAAGCCGATCTTCATGGTGCTAATCTGATCTTTGCTTATCTCAACCGAGCCAATTTAGCCCAAGCCAACTTAGTAGCTAGTGATCTCAGTGGCGCAAATCTATCTCAAGCCGATTTAACAGGGGCAGATTTACGTAGTGCTATGCTTCATGGCATTATTTTGAGCGGCGCAATCTTGCAAGAAACAGACCTGACTTTAGCTATGCTTTTAGATGCTAATCTAATTGGTGCCGATCTCAGAGGCTCAGACTTAAGTGGGGCAAACTTAACAGGAGCCTGCCTTAGAGGCGCGAATATGCGTCAGGAAAAGAAAAACTTTAATACGAATTTGCAAGCGGCTAACTTATTTAAAGCCGATTTACAAGGCGCAAATATGAAAGGGGTAGATCTCGCTAGAGCCAATTTAAGCGGCGCTAATTTAAAAGAGGCTAATTTACGAGATGCCGATTTACGAAAAGCCGATTTAAGCAAAGCAAACCTTACAGGGACAATTCTTTCAGAAGCTAATTTAGTGGGAGCTAACTTGACAGGAGCCGACTTGAATAATGCTAATTTAGTCAGAGCAAAAATGATGCAAGCCGAAGCCGGTGGGGCCAATTTTAAGGGAGCTATTATGACTCATATTAACCTGAATGCTACTAATCTTAGCGGCGCTAATTTATCTTTTACTCGCCTGAATCACGCAGATTTGACGAGAGCTAATTTGTCGGGGGCATATCTTAAAGAAGCTGAATTAATCGAGGTTTTCTTTGCCAAAGCCAATTTAACCGGGGCCGACTTAAGCAATACGAATCTAACTCGATCCGATTTGATGAGCGCTAATTTAAGCCGGGTAAACTTATCTGAAGCGATTATGCCTGATGGAAAAGTTTATAATGCCAGAAGATAG
- the secF gene encoding protein translocase subunit SecF, with translation MKLNVTKNRGLWWTISGVATIISIIAMIVSFATIKAPLRPSLDFVGGTKIQLELDCSVPNNCTQAISSGSVQDILTAQGLGNSSVQVIDKYALSIRTQDLNVEQRTQLQKQLNEKIGTFNVETIQIDTVGPTIGRELFTAGLLALLVSFFGITVYLSFRFQFDYAVIAVLALFHDTFITTGVFAILGLVLGVEVDSLFLVALLTIIGFSVNDTVIIYDRMREIATKNPELSINQVADDAVDQTLTRSINTTLTTLLPLTSIFLFGGPTLKYFALALIVGFILGAYSSIFLASPLVAWWRERQEKTRVAKYQT, from the coding sequence ATGAAATTAAATGTAACTAAAAATAGAGGGTTATGGTGGACAATTTCGGGCGTGGCGACGATTATCAGCATCATTGCTATGATTGTCTCATTTGCCACCATTAAAGCCCCTTTACGTCCTAGCTTAGACTTTGTTGGAGGAACAAAAATACAACTAGAACTCGATTGTTCTGTTCCTAATAACTGCACTCAAGCCATTTCAAGCGGCTCTGTACAGGACATTTTAACGGCTCAAGGACTGGGAAATAGCAGTGTGCAGGTGATCGACAAGTACGCCCTCTCCATTCGTACTCAAGATTTAAACGTTGAACAACGCACTCAGTTACAAAAACAATTAAACGAGAAAATAGGCACATTCAATGTAGAAACCATTCAAATTGATACAGTAGGCCCAACCATTGGACGAGAGCTATTTACGGCGGGTTTATTAGCTTTGCTAGTGTCATTCTTTGGCATTACCGTTTATCTGAGTTTCCGCTTTCAATTTGACTATGCTGTGATTGCGGTTTTGGCTTTATTTCACGATACCTTTATTACTACAGGCGTATTTGCTATTTTAGGGTTAGTGTTGGGCGTTGAAGTGGATAGTCTATTTTTAGTAGCACTTTTGACTATTATCGGGTTTTCAGTTAATGATACCGTGATTATTTATGACCGGATGCGGGAAATTGCTACCAAAAATCCTGAGTTGTCCATTAACCAAGTCGCTGATGATGCTGTGGATCAAACCTTAACCCGCTCTATTAATACTACATTGACGACCTTACTGCCTCTGACCTCTATTTTCCTTTTTGGAGGACCAACCCTCAAATATTTCGCCTTAGCTTTAATTGTTGGCTTTATTTTGGGAGCTTATTCCAGTATCTTTCTTGCTAGTCCCCTCGTGGCTTGGTGGCGAGAACGTCAAGAAAAAACTCGTGTTGCCAAATATCAAACTTAA
- the secD gene encoding protein translocase subunit SecD, with translation MKQQRWILLFIFGLLVAAIIITKTLGLQLGLDLRGGAQLTIEVQPTKEITTITGEDLNGVKTVIENRINALGVSESLVQTVGGNKILVQLPGVTDPQQAERILGGTAQLEFREQRKGTEGQFQAVYRITKALEAELEAAKKEGNNAAAKQKIAELTQSIQRNNQDILKLFDSVDLTGKNLKDARPSPTRSGNQWEVAIRFDQNGGEKFAQLTKQLAGTGRSIGIFLDENLISAPVVGPEFAATGITGGSAVITGNFTIETANDLAVQLRGGSLPFPVAVVENRTVGATLGQDSIKSSIYAGIGGLILVLLFMALYYRLPGIIADIALIIYAILTLAAFALLGVTLTLPGIAGFILSIGMAVDANVLIFERTREEIRAGQSLYRSVEAGFYRAFSSILDSNVTTLIACGALFWLGSGLVKGFALTLAVGVLISMFTALTCSRTLLILTVLNIPGIRQKPQWFCPNLPSLADSK, from the coding sequence ATGAAACAACAACGTTGGATTTTATTATTTATTTTTGGATTGCTGGTGGCAGCAATCATCATAACAAAAACCCTGGGTCTTCAACTGGGTTTAGACTTAAGAGGAGGGGCACAACTCACCATAGAAGTTCAACCCACAAAAGAAATCACCACCATTACTGGAGAAGATTTAAACGGAGTTAAAACCGTTATTGAAAATCGGATCAATGCTTTAGGAGTATCCGAGTCCCTGGTGCAAACGGTTGGCGGCAATAAAATATTAGTTCAACTGCCTGGAGTAACTGACCCTCAACAAGCCGAACGAATTTTAGGCGGCACCGCTCAGTTAGAATTTAGAGAACAACGAAAAGGCACAGAAGGACAATTTCAAGCCGTATATAGAATTACTAAAGCATTAGAAGCTGAATTAGAAGCCGCCAAAAAAGAGGGAAATAATGCGGCTGCTAAGCAAAAAATCGCTGAACTAACCCAATCAATTCAAAGAAACAATCAAGACATTTTAAAACTGTTTGATTCCGTAGATTTAACCGGAAAAAACCTTAAAGATGCTCGGCCTTCTCCCACTCGCTCCGGCAATCAATGGGAAGTGGCCATCCGCTTCGATCAAAATGGAGGAGAAAAGTTTGCTCAACTAACAAAACAGTTAGCCGGAACCGGACGCAGTATAGGCATTTTCTTAGATGAAAACCTCATTAGTGCCCCAGTCGTTGGGCCAGAATTTGCCGCAACCGGAATTACTGGCGGTTCTGCCGTGATTACTGGCAATTTTACCATTGAAACAGCCAATGACTTAGCCGTCCAATTGCGCGGAGGTTCCTTACCTTTCCCCGTCGCCGTCGTAGAAAACCGCACAGTAGGAGCAACTTTAGGGCAAGATAGTATTAAAAGTAGCATTTATGCAGGGATTGGCGGCTTAATTTTAGTATTGCTCTTTATGGCACTTTATTATCGACTGCCAGGGATCATCGCTGATATTGCTTTAATTATTTACGCTATTCTAACCCTAGCGGCTTTTGCCTTATTAGGAGTTACCTTAACTTTACCGGGTATTGCTGGATTTATTCTCAGTATTGGAATGGCAGTGGATGCTAATGTGCTGATTTTTGAACGAACCCGAGAAGAAATACGAGCCGGTCAAAGCCTTTATCGTTCCGTTGAAGCAGGATTTTACCGCGCATTTTCTAGTATTCTAGATAGTAATGTGACAACTTTGATCGCCTGTGGAGCCTTATTTTGGCTAGGTTCAGGGTTAGTTAAAGGGTTTGCTCTTACTCTCGCTGTTGGCGTATTAATCAGTATGTTTACCGCTTTAACTTGTAGTCGGACTCTGTTAATATTGACTGTTCTCAATATCCCAGGTATCCGCCAAAAGCCGCAATGGTTCTGTCCTAATTTACCGAGTTTAGCAGACAGTAAATAG
- a CDS encoding alpha-ketoacid dehydrogenase subunit beta, which produces MAETLMYNALRQAIDEEMARDEAVFVLGEDVGHYGGSYKVTKDLYKKYGDLRVLDTPIAENSFTGIAVGAAMTGLRPIIEGMNMGFLLLAFNQIANNAGMLRYTSGGNFKIPMVIRGPGGVGRQLGAEHSQRLEAYFHAVPGLKIVACSTAYNAKGLLKAAIRDNNPVLFFEHVLLYNLKDNLPDNEYIVPLDKAEIVRRGKDVTLLTYSRMRHHCTQALKQLEKEGYDPEIIDLIALKPFDLETIGESIRKTHRVIIVEECMKTGGIAAELIALINEHFFDDLDAPVVRLSSQDIPTPYNGMLERMTIIQPHQIVEAVKEIMA; this is translated from the coding sequence ATGGCAGAGACTTTAATGTATAACGCGCTAAGGCAAGCCATAGATGAAGAAATGGCTAGAGATGAGGCGGTTTTCGTCCTAGGTGAAGATGTGGGGCATTATGGCGGCTCTTATAAAGTAACAAAAGATTTATATAAAAAATATGGGGATTTACGAGTCCTGGATACCCCCATTGCCGAAAATAGTTTTACCGGCATCGCTGTAGGAGCGGCTATGACCGGCTTACGTCCCATTATCGAAGGGATGAACATGGGCTTTTTATTGCTGGCATTTAACCAAATCGCCAATAATGCCGGGATGTTACGCTATACTTCAGGCGGAAATTTTAAAATTCCTATGGTTATTCGCGGACCCGGCGGGGTAGGAAGACAGTTAGGGGCCGAACATTCCCAACGCTTAGAAGCCTATTTTCATGCTGTTCCAGGTTTGAAAATAGTTGCCTGTTCCACAGCTTACAATGCTAAAGGTTTACTCAAAGCCGCCATTCGAGATAATAACCCGGTTCTATTCTTTGAACACGTTTTACTTTACAACTTAAAAGATAATCTGCCCGACAATGAGTATATTGTCCCCTTAGATAAAGCCGAAATTGTCAGACGGGGTAAAGATGTAACGCTGTTAACCTATTCTCGGATGCGCCATCATTGTACACAAGCTCTTAAACAGTTGGAAAAAGAAGGCTACGACCCCGAAATTATTGATTTAATTGCTTTAAAGCCCTTTGATCTAGAAACTATCGGCGAGTCGATCCGCAAAACTCATCGAGTTATCATAGTAGAAGAATGTATGAAAACCGGAGGCATAGCGGCTGAGTTAATTGCTCTAATTAATGAGCATTTCTTTGATGATTTAGATGCCCCAGTAGTGCGCCTATCCTCTCAAGATATTCCCACGCCTTATAACGGGATGCTCGAGAGAATGACCATTATCCAGCCCCATCAAATCGTAGAAGCTGTTAAAGAAATAATGGCTTAA
- a CDS encoding MOSC domain-containing protein, translating into MLSKPYLKQIFIYPIKSLDGISLKQATILESGALKHDREFALLDQEGKFINAKRYAKIHRLRTSFESDLNLVSLRIEGTEKAVMFHLEQGRVALEAWLSAYFNCPVKLQQNTLTGFPDDLQANGPTIISTATLETLAAWFPNITVEEMRRRLRANLEIDGVPAFWEDQLFAETGETVQFKIGDILIEGVNPCQRCIVPTRDSVTGEQTPNFQKVFVSKRQEFFPSWATPSRFNHYYRVSVNTKIPASETGKILHQGDKISID; encoded by the coding sequence ATGCTCTCAAAACCCTACCTTAAACAGATTTTCATCTATCCGATTAAATCCCTTGATGGCATTAGTCTTAAACAAGCAACAATTTTAGAAAGCGGCGCACTTAAACATGACCGAGAATTTGCCCTCCTAGATCAAGAAGGAAAATTTATTAATGCCAAACGCTATGCTAAAATTCATCGATTACGTACAAGCTTTGAGTCAGATTTAAACCTGGTTTCTCTAAGAATTGAAGGCACAGAGAAAGCGGTTATGTTTCATCTTGAACAGGGACGAGTCGCTTTAGAAGCGTGGTTAAGTGCTTATTTTAATTGTCCTGTGAAACTACAACAAAATACTCTCACCGGCTTTCCTGATGATCTTCAAGCCAATGGTCCGACGATAATCAGTACAGCTACCCTAGAAACTTTAGCCGCTTGGTTTCCTAACATAACCGTAGAGGAAATGCGACGGCGACTAAGAGCTAATTTAGAAATCGATGGAGTTCCGGCTTTTTGGGAAGATCAATTATTTGCTGAAACTGGCGAAACCGTTCAGTTTAAAATCGGCGATATTCTTATAGAAGGAGTTAACCCCTGTCAGCGTTGTATCGTTCCCACAAGAGACTCAGTTACAGGAGAACAAACCCCTAACTTTCAAAAAGTTTTTGTCAGCAAACGGCAGGAATTTTTTCCCTCTTGGGCAACCCCAAGTCGTTTTAATCATTACTATCGAGTTAGTGTCAATACTAAGATTCCCGCTTCAGAAACTGGAAAAATCTTACATCAAGGAGATAAAATATCAATAGATTAA
- a CDS encoding RecQ family ATP-dependent DNA helicase, whose product MNDLAADWNQVRATFKKIWGYEDFRPPQGEIIQTLLNAKDALIVMPTGGGKSICFQLPALLKSGLTLVISPLVALMENQVQELQQLNLSAALLHNEIPRSQRKKTLQALEKQQLKLLYLSPETLLSTPIWERLSHPQVKINGIILDEAHCLVNWGDTFRPVYRRLGTVRPALLQSKPPGTKIAIAAFTATANPQAQGIITEVLQLQTPETFLISPYRNNLNLRVKITVSPGCRRHQLLKFIQSQGKQAGLVYVRSRKDSENLSEWLRTLNYSTAAYHAGLSSSERRYIETGWLNDDLQFVVCTSAFGMGINKSNVRWVIHFQAPQLLSEYLQEVGRGGRDGKSTEALTLMSEPTGWLDPTDQQQWRFFANKLAKQYQQAQQIANKIPAQGEIQTIAEALAAGDISLGLLHSLGQVEWLDPFQYQLKFKNSSALNQSKNNSQQTQFEMKRYLNTKRCRWQFLLNAFGFIEEATGFKCGHCDNCR is encoded by the coding sequence ATGAATGACCTGGCCGCCGATTGGAATCAAGTCCGAGCCACCTTTAAAAAAATTTGGGGCTATGAAGATTTCCGCCCCCCTCAAGGAGAAATCATTCAAACCTTATTAAACGCTAAAGACGCATTAATTGTCATGCCAACCGGCGGAGGAAAATCGATTTGTTTTCAACTTCCCGCCTTACTTAAAAGCGGCTTAACGTTAGTCATTTCTCCGTTAGTTGCCTTAATGGAAAATCAGGTACAAGAATTACAGCAACTTAACTTAAGTGCCGCTTTATTACATAATGAAATTCCGCGCAGCCAACGGAAAAAAACCTTACAAGCACTCGAAAAACAACAGCTTAAATTACTCTACCTTTCTCCAGAAACCTTACTTAGTACCCCCATCTGGGAAAGATTATCTCATCCCCAAGTTAAAATTAATGGAATTATCTTAGATGAGGCTCATTGTTTAGTCAATTGGGGAGATACTTTTAGGCCAGTCTATCGTCGTTTAGGAACCGTAAGACCGGCTTTATTACAGTCTAAACCCCCAGGAACAAAAATAGCAATTGCTGCCTTTACGGCTACGGCAAACCCCCAAGCACAAGGCATTATTACGGAAGTTTTGCAATTACAAACCCCTGAAACTTTTTTAATTAGTCCCTATAGAAATAATTTAAATCTGAGAGTTAAAATAACTGTCTCTCCTGGGTGTCGTCGTCATCAACTCTTAAAGTTTATTCAAAGTCAAGGAAAACAAGCCGGTTTAGTGTATGTTCGTTCCCGTAAAGACAGTGAAAACTTAAGCGAATGGTTACGGACATTAAATTATTCAACGGCGGCTTATCATGCCGGGTTAAGTTCGTCTGAAAGACGCTATATTGAGACAGGATGGTTAAACGATGATCTACAATTTGTCGTTTGTACGAGCGCGTTTGGCATGGGGATAAATAAAAGTAATGTTAGGTGGGTCATTCATTTCCAAGCGCCGCAATTATTATCAGAATATCTTCAAGAAGTGGGAAGAGGGGGAAGAGATGGAAAATCAACCGAAGCATTAACTTTAATGAGTGAACCTACAGGATGGTTAGATCCTACTGATCAACAACAATGGCGGTTTTTTGCGAATAAATTAGCTAAACAATATCAACAAGCACAACAAATTGCTAACAAAATCCCTGCCCAAGGAGAGATACAAACCATTGCAGAAGCATTGGCGGCAGGAGATATCTCTCTCGGTTTACTCCATAGTTTAGGTCAAGTGGAATGGTTAGACCCTTTTCAATATCAGCTAAAATTTAAAAATTCTTCGGCTTTGAATCAATCTAAAAATAATTCTCAACAAACCCAATTTGAAATGAAGCGATATTTAAATACAAAAAGATGTCGGTGGCAATTTTTACTTAATGCTTTTGGGTTTATTGAAGAAGCGACGGGGTTTAAATGTGGCCATTGTGATAATTGTCGTTAG
- the petN gene encoding cytochrome b6-f complex subunit PetN — MDILALGWVGLLALFTWSIAMVVWGRNGF; from the coding sequence ATGGATATTTTGGCACTTGGTTGGGTTGGACTTTTGGCTTTGTTTACTTGGTCAATTGCTATGGTGGTATGGGGCCGTAACGGTTTCTAG
- a CDS encoding DUF2808 domain-containing protein — translation MKPIYLSLIGFIFTTTCIGLNYFSFLAPEPALAVQLRDGTVAFAKSPLLLDFVTTQNNVLSWSARYYVTIFIPEEAGENLSEVAIEEREGSERIVFLENKTFAFQGVKKKEQQPLFVTASIDEENRRIIKVKFDPPVQPGETITIGLKPRQNPWFSGVYIFGVTAYPQGEKSQGIYLGVGRLQFYSPFW, via the coding sequence ATGAAACCCATTTATCTATCTCTAATCGGATTTATTTTCACCACAACCTGTATAGGGCTAAATTATTTTTCTTTTTTGGCTCCTGAGCCGGCTTTAGCTGTACAGTTAAGGGATGGAACAGTGGCTTTTGCTAAGTCTCCACTTCTTTTAGATTTTGTCACCACTCAGAATAATGTTCTGTCTTGGAGTGCTAGGTATTATGTAACTATCTTTATTCCAGAAGAGGCCGGAGAAAACTTATCTGAAGTCGCCATTGAGGAACGGGAAGGAAGTGAAAGAATAGTTTTTCTAGAAAACAAAACTTTTGCCTTTCAAGGCGTTAAAAAAAAGGAACAACAACCCTTATTTGTTACAGCTAGTATTGATGAAGAAAACCGGAGAATAATCAAAGTAAAATTTGATCCGCCTGTGCAACCTGGAGAGACAATTACCATCGGATTAAAACCTAGACAAAATCCTTGGTTTAGTGGTGTTTATATCTTTGGTGTAACCGCTTATCCTCAAGGAGAAAAAAGTCAAGGTATATATTTAGGCGTAGGACGGTTGCAATTTTATAGTCCTTTTTGGTAA